A single window of Desulfotomaculum sp. DNA harbors:
- a CDS encoding ISAzo13 family transposase, producing LFPYITQTWRGRPLSSHEAIVSLIANTTTAAGLKVRRQLDNNEYPTGVRVSDAELNTVRLERSEFHGDWNYAIRPQEQL from the coding sequence CCTCTTCCCCTACATCACCCAAACCTGGCGCGGTCGCCCCCTTTCCAGCCACGAGGCTATCGTCAGCCTCATCGCCAACACTACCACCGCCGCCGGCCTTAAGGTGAGGCGCCAACTCGATAACAACGAGTACCCGACCGGCGTGCGGGTGTCCGATGCCGAACTTAACACTGTGCGCTTGGAGCGCTCCGAGTTCCATGGTGATTGGAATTACGCAAT